The DNA sequence TGATTGCGCTCGTATTCGTTGCGACGGTCTTCCTGAACATCAAATTACCGATCACGGCAAACGGCGGATTGATCCACCTCGGCACTGCGATGCTCTTCCTCGCATCCATCCTATTCGGGCCGAAAAAAGGCGCCATCGCCGGAGCGGTCGGCATGGCCATCTTCGATCTCATGGCCGGTTGGGTTTTATGGGCTCCCTTCACATTCGTGACGCGCGGCTTGCAAGGCTATCTGGTCGGTAAATTGGCCTGGTCGAAAGGCCGCCAAGGGGACAGCTTTGCTGTGAATCTTTTGGCCACATTGCTTTCGGTCCCTATCATGTTGGTCGGTTATTATCTGTGCGAATGGATCCTTTACGGCAATGCCATCACACCGTTCGCCTCGATTCCCGGAAACCTCGTCCAGAACGCGGTCGGAATCGCCATTTCATTGCCACTTTCAGCTATTTTGAAAAAGATGAATATTACTGGAAGATAATGAATTGAAAAGGAAGGCTCTGTCTCATCCCGAGACAGGGCCTTCCTTTTTTGTAATAGTCCTTCGGGTTGTCCGATTCTGCCTGGATATCGGACAACTCGAAGAACTTTTATGTCCCAGTTGTCCGATTCCTCGGTGGTATCGGACATCCAGCAACCGCGATGTGCTCTGGATGTCCGATTCTTCCGCATTATCGGACATCCAGCAACCAAGACATGCTCTGCTTGTCCGATTCTTCAGGGATATCCAACATCGTTTGATATCCCTGTGCATGCACCACGAAAAGACTGTCCATAAAGAGGCAGCCTTCCGTTTTTATTATGCTATTTGATAATCCTCAGCCTATTCCAAAGTTGCTATTTTGCGTTCAGATCCGGCTGATGGATCCCGAACAGATTCCCTTCCGTATCGAAGTAGTACCCCTGCCAAGCCATCCCGGTCAGCGCATTCTTCGGCATCGCGACTTTGCCGCCCTTCTCCAGGATCAGCGCTTCGGTCGCATCGTAATCTTCGGTTCCCATCGTGCACACAAAGGCGTTCAACCCTTGATTTACCTCGGGCGGAGCACTTTGGCGTTGCATCAAAGCGCCGTTGATGCCCGGTTCGCTAGCATCCCCTGTGATCGCCCCGAAATAAGGCGCACCTACATAAGCGGTCCAATCTTCGAACGTCCATCCGAAAACATCACCATAGAAAAGCTTTGCCCTTTCCATATTGTCCACGTGAATTTCAAAATGAATGACTCTTCCCATGATTGACCTCCTATTTTTCGCAAAACAGTTGCTGTGGATGGCTCGTGTAGTATGCAATTGGAAACGGAATTCCAGCAAAAGGAAAGTTATCTGTGCTGATCGACAAGGATTGGATTACCATCGGGATCTTCAATGATGAAGCTGGCAGGACCTTTGGATTCCAGATTGGCTTCCGAAACAAAAGCGATGCCTTTTTCCCGCAATTCTTCCTGCAACTGGCGGACATCCTTGAATGGGTTCACTTCTTCCGCGTTGCTGTTCCAACCAGGATTGAACGTCAGCATGTTTTTCTCGAACATGCCTTGGAATAGCCCGATAATGCAGTCCTCGTTCTTCATGATCAGCCAGTTCTGATCGATGTCCCCGCCGAATGTGCTGAAGCCCAATTTTTCGTAAAATGCCTTTGATGCATGTATGTCCTTGACCGTCAAACTGAGGGAAAATGCTCCGATGCCCATGCTTATTCTCCGTTCTATTTTGGAATTTTGTCGCTTCTGATCCGGGTCGTTCTGAAAAATGTCTCTTCATAAACCATTATAATTTCGTCGTATGCGAAAAGCTAATTTTAGCGGATCATCCGAATTTTTCAGGATCGAAATTACGGGTGGGAATCGAGGAACCTTATCTGATTGTAGTAGCTTGCACCGACTGGTTACCCGGATTGCCGAATATAGTACCTGTATTCGGCAATTTTGCCTTTCGCTAAGTCCAAATTGTCGAATGTTTTTGAACATTCGGCAACTCTGCTCTTCGTTGGGGTCAAATTGTCGAATGATCTTGCAGCATTCGGCAATTTTGCCCTCGGCAGTCGCCGGATGCCTGGATTACCTTACCGTCAGACCCATTCGTAGCCAACAACGAAAAGACTGCCTCAGTTAGAGACAGTCTGCATTGAATGTATACGTTACCCTTATTTACTCAGAATGACTATTGCAAATAATCACTCTTTGCTCTTTCTTGCGCATAGATGGAATACCCGTTGTTGAACACATAGGCGACCGACACGATCGCAAAAAAATACGGCAGCGTGTCATAGCCGAAGACCTCGGCGCCTATGAAGACCGGCGCGATGAAGGTGTTCGTGGCGGAGGCGAAGACGCTGGCGTAGCCCAACGCGGCCACAAATTCCGGCGGCAAGCCGAAGACAGGCGCCAGCCAATAGCCCAAGCTTGCGCCGATGGAGAACAACGGCGTGACTTCCCCGCCCTGGAATCCCGCTGCCAGAGTCACGATCGTCAGCACGAGCTTCAGCACCCAATCGTAACCGTAGATTGTGCCCTCCTGGAAGCTGTCGCTGATCAGATTGGTGCCCAATCCCGAGTAGCGCCCCATATGCAACGCAAACATCGCGATCGTCAGCAGCACGCCCACCACAAAAATCCTTCTGTAAGGATCAGCTATCTTTTGCGCCATCCAGCCTTTCGTGTTCTTCAGCAGCTTGGCGAACAATCCGCCGACTGCTCCGAAGACGATGCCCAAGACGACAACCTTTCCAGCAAAAGACAAATCAACCGGTACAGCCACATTCAAGTCAACCGAGAACTTTTCCAACCCGAGGAAATGCGAGGTATAGGAAGCCGCAAAGGCGCTGATCGCTGCCGGGAAAAGCGCACGGTATTCAATCACGCCGACCATCAGCACCTCCAAGGCGAAAAAGGTCGCCGCCATCGGTGTCTGGAACAAGCCCGCAAAACCGGCCGCCATCCCGGCAACCAACAGAATTTTTTTCGAATCTTGGAAAGGGAGTTTTTTTCCGAAGGTATAGCCGACGGTCGCACCGATCTGCACGGCTACGCCCTCACGGCCGGCGCTTCCGCCGAAAAGGTGGGTCAGCCACGTGCCGCCGATGACTAACGGAACCAACCTTTTCGGAATTTCTTCATCCTGCCTGTTCGCAGCGGAGAAGATTAATCCCATTCCCTTGCTGCTGTTTTTGCCGAATTTTTGGTAGACATAGACGATCGTCAAGCCGGCGACCGCGAGGAACGGCAACAATACTGCGATGTGCTGCCCGCGGAACTGCGTAATCAAAATGAGTACCTCGCCAAACAAAGCATCCAAAGCCCCCACCAGTATGCCCATGAGGATCGCCGCAATCCCGTAAAAAAGTATTTCTTGATAAACCGCTGATTTTTTTTGATCCATTGTTGAATTCCTTCTTCAATATGATATTTTTCACTGCACCTCTACTGAGGCATCTTCCAATGATGATACCACGAAACCGCTCGTAATAACTGAAAATTATTGTCCGAACCGCACACAACATTTGGATACAGAACCCAATTCCTCCTTGAAACGGAAACAAACCAAAAAAGCCCGGAAGCCGCTGACTCATCAATTGTGAGTCAGGGATCCCGAGCTTTTTAATTTGCGGCTTTCCGTTCATAGGGAGCCGCTTAGACCTTATTTGCCGCTTGTTTGCGCTTGTTTTTTCTTCAAACGCTCTTGTTTGCGCATGTCGATCTCTTTGTAATACGCTTCCCATGATATTTCAATAGTCACGTTCTGCGAATTCGTATAGACGATGTTCTTCATATATTTCTTGCTCCTTCTTTAGCGTAACCATATGCGTACGCTACTATCTTTCAACCTCCTCATATATCCTTTTTTTCTGTATTTAGAGAAATCAAAAAGGCACTCAATCGAGTACCTTTTGCGTCTCTACTTATTATCATAAGAAAGAAAAAGGTATTCCTGTACAGGAATCGCGGCTTTTTCACTATCAAATCTAAATCTTGGAAATTCATGTTGCGGGCACCACATTGTGGTGCTACATAATAAATTTAACTTCGCTTATTTTTGGTTCCGTTTGCCTGCAGCATCCGCTGCAGAATAGAGAAAAGCCATGGTTCCATACATATCAGTTGCATATGTTCTTGGACGTTGAAAGGTAATTATAACACGAATATTTGTTCGATGCAAGAAAAATTGTTTTCAACTGTTATAATTTTTCTCCGTTGTTATTTGAAAAACTAAATTCCAGTTGAGTGGTTCAAAATACGGAATTAACTTCTGCAAAGCCAGGAGTGGAATTCACTCCTGCAAACAGCCTATAATTCTAGGTGGATAATGTTTTGCTTCCTCACTTACAAAAGAAGGAAGTGTTCACCTATGGCAACACAGAAACATTTAACCCTTGAAGATCGTTACGCCATTCAACACGCACTCGAAAAACGCCACTCCTTCCGTACCATCGCCCGCTCCCTAGACAAAGACCCGACCACCATTTCCAAAGAAGTCAGACGGCATCGCCAGAGCAGATACTATGTGGGCCAGGGCCGCATCCCCAATCGCTGCATCCATCGCCAACACTGCACCATCACTAGCCTTTGCGCCAATAAGAAATGCCGGAAGGCATCCTGCAGCCTCTGCAATCAGTGCAACAGTGTCTGCGCCGACTTTGAGGAAGAACTTTGCCCGCGCCTCAATCAATCCCCGTATGTCTGCAACGGCTGCAAAACGAGGGATTCCTGTACCCTGATGAAGTCTTTCTATAAAGCACAGGAAGCCCAACAGACTTACGCACAGACTTTGTCTGATTCCCGTACAGGCATCAGCCTGACAGAAGAGGAGCTTGCGTATGTGGACGCGCTTGTGTCGCCACTGATCAAACAAAACCAATCGATTCAT is a window from the uncultured Trichococcus sp. genome containing:
- a CDS encoding ECF transporter S component, which translates into the protein MQKAQGYSNTRTYDLVLTAILIALVFVATVFLNIKLPITANGGLIHLGTAMLFLASILFGPKKGAIAGAVGMAIFDLMAGWVLWAPFTFVTRGLQGYLVGKLAWSKGRQGDSFAVNLLATLLSVPIMLVGYYLCEWILYGNAITPFASIPGNLVQNAVGIAISLPLSAILKKMNITGR
- a CDS encoding VOC family protein gives rise to the protein MGRVIHFEIHVDNMERAKLFYGDVFGWTFEDWTAYVGAPYFGAITGDASEPGINGALMQRQSAPPEVNQGLNAFVCTMGTEDYDATEALILEKGGKVAMPKNALTGMAWQGYYFDTEGNLFGIHQPDLNAK
- a CDS encoding VOC family protein, with the translated sequence MGIGAFSLSLTVKDIHASKAFYEKLGFSTFGGDIDQNWLIMKNEDCIIGLFQGMFEKNMLTFNPGWNSNAEEVNPFKDVRQLQEELREKGIAFVSEANLESKGPASFIIEDPDGNPILVDQHR
- a CDS encoding chloride channel protein, producing the protein MDQKKSAVYQEILFYGIAAILMGILVGALDALFGEVLILITQFRGQHIAVLLPFLAVAGLTIVYVYQKFGKNSSKGMGLIFSAANRQDEEIPKRLVPLVIGGTWLTHLFGGSAGREGVAVQIGATVGYTFGKKLPFQDSKKILLVAGMAAGFAGLFQTPMAATFFALEVLMVGVIEYRALFPAAISAFAASYTSHFLGLEKFSVDLNVAVPVDLSFAGKVVVLGIVFGAVGGLFAKLLKNTKGWMAQKIADPYRRIFVVGVLLTIAMFALHMGRYSGLGTNLISDSFQEGTIYGYDWVLKLVLTIVTLAAGFQGGEVTPLFSIGASLGYWLAPVFGLPPEFVAALGYASVFASATNTFIAPVFIGAEVFGYDTLPYFFAIVSVAYVFNNGYSIYAQERAKSDYLQ